In Phocoena sinus isolate mPhoSin1 chromosome 10, mPhoSin1.pri, whole genome shotgun sequence, a single genomic region encodes these proteins:
- the SMIM41 gene encoding small integral membrane protein 41 isoform X1, with protein MNGSQADVTARAAWLSSCCNQSGVLPEPPEGPRAVQAAVLGVLSLLVLCGLLFLGAGLLLRAQGLTALLARELRASRDGEPGGASGGEDDS; from the coding sequence ATGAACGGCTCGCAGGCGGACGTCACAGCCCGGGCCGCCTGGCTGAGCTCCTGTTGCAACCAGTCGGGGGTGCTGCCGGAGCCCCCCGAGGGGCCGCGCGCCGTGCAGGCGGCGGTGCTGGGCGTGCTGTCGCTGCTCGTGCTCTGCGGACTCCTGTTCCTGGGCGCCGGCCTACTGCTCCGCGCCCAGGGTCTGACGGCGCTGCTGGCCCGAGAGCTGCGCGCGTCCCGGGACGGAGAGCCCGGCGGCGCCAGCGGAGGCGAGGATGACTCGTAG
- the ATG101 gene encoding autophagy-related protein 101 isoform X1, with protein MNCRSEVLEVSVEGRQVEEAMLAVLHTVLLHRSTGKFHYKKEGTYSIGTVGTQDVDCDFIDFTYVRVSSEELDRALRKVVGEFRDALRNSGGDGLGQMSLEFYQKKKSRWPFSDECIPWEVWTVKVHVVALATEQERQICREKVGEKLCEKITNIVEVMNRHEYLPKMPTQSEVDNVFDTGLRDVQPYLYKISFQITDALGSSVTTTMRRLIKDTLAL; from the exons ATGAACTGTCGCTCGGAGGTGCTGGAGGTGTCGGTGGAGGGGCGGCAGGTGGAGGAGGCCATGCTGGCCGTGCTGCACACCGTGCTCCTGCACCGAAGCACCGGCAAGTTCCACTACAAGAAGGAGGGCACCTACTCCATCGGCACCGTGGGCACCCAGGACGTTGACTGCGACTTCATCGACTTCACCTACGTGCGCGTCTCCTCTGAGGAGTTGGACCGCGCCCTGCGCAAGGTCGTCGGGGAGTTCAGG GATGCTCTGCGAAACTCCGGGGGCGATGGGCTGGGCCAGATGTCCTTGGAGTTCTATCAGAAGAAGAAGTCTCGCTGGCCTTTCTCAGATGAGTGCATCCCCTGGGAGGTGTGGACGGTCAAGGTGCACGTGGTGGCCCTGGCCACGGAGCAGGAACGGCAGATCTGCCGGGAGAAGGTGGGTGAGAAGCTCTGCGAGAAGATCACCAACATCGTAGAGGTGATGAACCGGCACGAGTACCTGCCCAAGATGCCCACGCAGTCGGAGGTGGACAACGTGTTTGACACAGGCTTGCGGGATGTGCAGCCCTACCTCTACAAGATCTCCTTCCAAATCACCGACGCCCTGGGCTCCTCCGTCACCACCACCATGCGCAGGCTCATCAAAGACACCCTGGCCCTCTAG
- the ATG101 gene encoding autophagy-related protein 101 isoform X2 translates to MEVIYLPHRVVERSEKDRVCKEPGPQYLLKDITSEQSWRSWDALRNSGGDGLGQMSLEFYQKKKSRWPFSDECIPWEVWTVKVHVVALATEQERQICREKVGEKLCEKITNIVEVMNRHEYLPKMPTQSEVDNVFDTGLRDVQPYLYKISFQITDALGSSVTTTMRRLIKDTLAL, encoded by the exons ATGGAGGTTATATACCTGCCACACAGAGTTGTTGAGAGGAGCGAGAAGGATCGTGTGTGTAAAGAGCCTGGCCCACAATATCTGCTTAAAGACATCACTTCCGAGCAAAGCTGGAGGAGTTGG GATGCTCTGCGAAACTCCGGGGGCGATGGGCTGGGCCAGATGTCCTTGGAGTTCTATCAGAAGAAGAAGTCTCGCTGGCCTTTCTCAGATGAGTGCATCCCCTGGGAGGTGTGGACGGTCAAGGTGCACGTGGTGGCCCTGGCCACGGAGCAGGAACGGCAGATCTGCCGGGAGAAGGTGGGTGAGAAGCTCTGCGAGAAGATCACCAACATCGTAGAGGTGATGAACCGGCACGAGTACCTGCCCAAGATGCCCACGCAGTCGGAGGTGGACAACGTGTTTGACACAGGCTTGCGGGATGTGCAGCCCTACCTCTACAAGATCTCCTTCCAAATCACCGACGCCCTGGGCTCCTCCGTCACCACCACCATGCGCAGGCTCATCAAAGACACCCTGGCCCTCTAG